The DNA region TCCTTGGTGTCGGCATCGGCAACGATCTTCGCGAAACCGTCGGTATGTCCCTCGATGACCGCTTTCGCGTTCGGCTTCATCGGGAACTTGCCGACCTTCACGTTGTATCCGCGATCTTTGGCAACCTGCTCCGAAAGGCCGACGCTGCCGATTTCCGGCTCGCAATAGGTGCACGATGGGGAGTTCATCTCTTCGTTCAGCGGGAAGGGGTTGAGCCCCATGATGTGCTCGACGGCGATGATGCCATGGTGCATCGCGGTGTGGGCCAGCAGCTGCTTTCCGTTGACATCGCCGATGGCGTAGATATGCGGAATTTTGGTCTGCTGCATGTCGTTGACCGGGATGTACGACCCCTTGGTCTCGATGCCAAGTTTCTCGAGGCCAATGTTCTCGATATTCCCCTGGCGGCCGATGGCCACCAGCAGGGTCTCTCCCTCGACCACGCTTTCCTTGCCCTTGGCATCGGTCACGCGCATCTTGATGCCGTTCTTGCCGAGTTCGATGTCATTCGCGGTTGGCCGAGCGCCCTGGATCACCGGCAGCTTCTGGCGCTGGAACGAGCGCGCCAGTTGGTCGGAGATTTCCTTGTCCTCCATCGGCACGACATTGCCGACCAGCGTGGTCGGGGTGCCGTAGCGGTGATAGACCGAGGCCCACTCGACGCCGGTAGCGCCGCCTCCGCGGATGATGAAGCTCTTCGGCAGTTTCTCCAGCACGACCGCATGGTCCGAGTTTATGACCTGCTTGCCGTCGTATGGCACGCCGTCGATCGGGCGCGGGCGCGAACCGGTGTTGATGATGATGTACTTGCCCTTGATGCTGAAGGGCGCGCTACCGTCCTTGGGGGTCACACCGACGGTGTGATCGTCGATCAGCTCGCCGCGGCCCAGGAAGACCGGGATCTTGTACTTTTTGTCGAAGAGATACTGCAGACCCTTGTACTGGCCCTCGACGACCTTGAGCGAGCGGTTGAGCGCGCCGTCATAGTCGAACTCGATGTCGCCCTTGACATGCACGCCGAACTCCGCAGCGCTTTTCACCTGATCGAAGACATCGGCCGATTTCAGGAAGGCCTTGGTGGGGATGCAGCCACGATGCAGGCAGGTCCCTCCGAGAATCAGTTCTTCGACCACGCCGACCTTGAGGCCGAGCTGGGTGGCGCGGATCGCGGCCACATAGCCGCCCGTGCCGCCGCCGAGCAGGACAAGATCGAACTCGTGCGTTGCCGCCGATACGTCCGCCATGGGTGAGGATGGTCCCTTCCGTCATTGCCGCGCAGCTCCCGGATGGATGCGCGGTTCGTCGCCGAAAAACGGCGATACTTTCAGTCCGAAAAGTATACGCCTGCGCGCCAGTCAGCCTTTGTGAAGCGTCGCGCATCACCGCAAGGAGACCGCATCGAATGTCGAACCTCCGTCCCGAGTTGTTTCAGGCTGTCAAGGAGCTCAGCGAGCTTCCCGGACCAACCGGGCACGAAGACGCGGTGCAAGACTGGATCGCCGATCGATGGTCGAGGTTCGCCGATGTGCAACGCACGCGTGTCGACAATGTGATTGCGACGATCGGCGGTTCGGGCAAGCGCTTGCTGATCATGGGTCATGCCGATGAGATCTGCTTCATGGTCCGCAGCGTGTCGGACGATGGCTTTGTGCATCTCGGTTCCTACTACAACGACACTCGCGGGTTTCCACCAAGGTGGATCATGCCGCTCAACCAAACCGCGCTGGTGCTGACAGAGAATGGGACAGTGCCGGGTTTCTTCTCGACCGTCAGCGGGCATGTCCTCACCAATCGTGAAGGCCCTGGAAGTGAGCGCTGGCAATGGAAGGACTGGTTCGTCGACCTGGGGGTGAGCTCACGCGCCGAGGCCGAAGCGCTTGGCATCTTTCCTGGATGCCGGGTGATCTGGAATCCCAGGGTCGAGCGCTACGGTGCATCTCGCATCACGGGAAAAGCGATGGACGACCGTGCTGCGCTCGCCATTGCGACCATTGCCGGCGAAGAGTTGGCCAAACGCAACGATCTCGCCTACGAGGTGGTGCTCGCCTCGACCGTCCAGGAGGAGAACGGCCTGATTGGCGCGCAGAGCGTGGCCGATACGATCGATGTCGATCTTTGCCTCAATCTCGACGTTGGTCTGGTCGGGGACATTCCCGGGCCAGATCGGCAGGACTTTCCCAGCCGACTGGGAGGCGGACCCGTAGTGGTCTATCAGGATTCGACCGTCCACTACTCGCGCAAGCTGTCCGACCGATTGCTCAGGATCGGACGGGAACATGACATTCCCATGCAGCGCGCTATCTACCAGCAATACGGCAGCGACGGCGCGGCAATGATCAAGCGTGGGGTCGAGTCGGCATTGATTGCCTATCCCACGCGCTACACGCATTCACCGGTCGAGACGGTCGATGAGCGCGACATCAACTGGACGGTCGATTTGCTGGTCGCATTTGCCACCACAGCAACCCCGTGACTCTGGTATCCGGGGTCGTGCCTCGCGTCACGAGCACGACCCCGGAACCTGGCTTCAGTTGTTGTAGACCATGAATCCGCGGATGAGATTGAGCAATGCCTCATTCTCGTCATAGATCACCGAATGCCCGCTCTCTTCGAAGATGCGCAGGTCGGCATTGGGAATCTTTTCGGCGATTTCGACTGAGAACTCAGGAGCGCAAATCCAGTCGTGCCGCGCGCCCACCACGAGGGTCGGCGCCGTAATCCGGTGGAGTTCTCCCGAGACATCGTAGTCGCGCAAGAATCCACCAAACCCCTCGTTGATCGCATCCACCGAGAAGATGCCTCGGCTGACGCCGTGCATTGGCTGACCGGGATCGAACGTTCGGGAATAGAGCGGTTCCATGATCTCGAAATAGCGGCGAAGCTCGGCCTCGCTCTGGAAGCTTCCACTCCAGAGCGCCTCGCAGACCTCGCGCTGTTCGGCGGTACCGTGAACGGCCAGAAGTTCCTTTGCCCGTTGAAGGAATCCCGAATGGGCGGTCGTGACGAGCGCAATCAAGTGCGAGAGACGCTCAGGGTAGCGAACCGCATAGGAAAGCGCGACCATGCCGCCGTAGGACGCGCCGATGACGACGATCTTTTCGAGTCCCAGGTAATCCCGAAGAGCTTCGAGATCTTCGACATTATTTTCGAGGGTATAGGTCGAGCGAGGTCCACGTCCCGATCGTCCCTGCCCGCGGTGATCGATATAGACCAGCTGCATTGTGTCCGTCAGCGGTGTTAGCGCAGGCTTGTAGTACGAGTGATCTCCTCCAGGGCCACCGTGAAGAACGAACGCCGTCGGCTTTTCCTTCATTCGGGGGCCATCGGGAACAAACGCGGCGCCATCGACATCGAACCAGATCTCGGTACCGCGAATTCGAGCTTTCATCCGATCTCCTTGTGCACGGGCATGGCCGGGCTCCTATAGACGAATTCTGGGATTCAACGCGTCTCGCAGCCCGTCGCCAACCAGATTGGCTGCGAGCACCGTTATCATGATTGCCATTCCGGGAAACGCCATGATCCACCATGCGCTGCGCATGAACTGCCGCCCGTCGCTGAGCATGATTCCCCATTCGGCGGTGGGAGGTTGCGCTCCAACTCCCAGGAAGCTCAACGCCGCTCCGACCAGAATCGCGCTGGCGACTCCCAGGCTTGCAAGCACGAGCACCGGAGTGAGCGAGTTTGGCAGCACGTGCCGAACGATGAGCCGCAGGTCGCCGCAGCCCAAACAGCGCGCCGCTTCGATGTACGGCATCTCACGTATCTGAAGAACCGTCGCCCGAACGATGCGAGCGAAACTTGGGATCCATGCGACGCCGACGGCGATCATGGCATTTCTCAGTCCGGGACCGAGCATCGCGGCAACCGTGAGAGCCAACAGAATGCCGGGCAGAGCCATCAGGGCATCGATCATTCGCATGAGCACGCTGTCGACTGCGCCGCCATAGGTCCCGGCAAGCATGCCAATCAGGGTTCCGAGTGTGGCGGCGATTGCCACCGCAACGAACCCCATTTGCAACGAGACGCGTGACCCATAGACCACCCGGCTGAAGATGTCACGACCGAGATTGTCGGTTCCCATGAGGTGGCTTCTGGACGGAGGCTGCAGAACATCGCGCGAGATCGCCACTGGGTCGTATGGCGCAATGATTGGCGCGAACAGCGCGGTCAGGGCCAGGATCAGCATGATCCCGAGTCCGACAAGCGCGCTCCTGTGGCGAATCAGGCGACCGATTGCTCTGCGACCTGGATCACCCTTGGTGTCGGAGAGTGTCGAGGAACGTTCATCAGCGGGACCAGAAGACACACTCGATGTAACAGTGGTGGCCGGTTCAGTTCGTGCGTTGCTCACGTGAAAGATGGCGTCCCGATTAGTAGCGAACTCTTGGATCGAGGAATCCGTACGAAATGTCCGTGATCAAGTTGACGAGAAGGTAGACCACTGCCGTCAAGAGGATGGCCCCCTGAACAAGAGGAAAATCCTTGCTGAGAATTCCTTCGACGATGAGGCGTCCAATGCCTGGGCGTGCGAAGACGGTTTCGACGACGACTGCGCCGCCGAGCAGATAGCCGAAGTTCAGTCCGAGCAACGTGATTGTGGGCAGAAGTGCATTTCGGAGCGCATGGCCGATCAGGACGGCGCGTTCGCTGAGGCCTTTCGCGCGGGCGGTCCGCACATATTCGTCTTGTATCGCATCGAGCATGTTCGCTCGCACGAGTCGAGCGATGAGCGCGACTTGTTCGACCGCCAATACGGCCGCTGGAAGAATGAGTGACTCGAGACCCTTTGATCCCGTCGCCGGGAGCCAATCGAGCGAAATGGCGAAGACATAAACCAGTACCAGGGCGAGCCAAAAGTTGGGCACGGAGATTCCCAACAGGCTGATTCCCATTGCCAAACTGTCGAGCCAGGTGTTCTGATGCGTTGCCGAGAGGATTCCGAGGATGAATCCGACGACGGTCGCAACGACGAGCGCCACGATCGCGAGTTCGAGCGTATTGGGGAAGAGATCGAGGAACTCCTGCACGACGGGTTGCTGTGTGCGGATCGAGCGTGCCTGTCCCGTCGCGAGATCACTCAGGAAGTGCACATATTGGACTGGCAGCGGGTCGTTCAGCCCAAGCTGTTCTCGTACCTGATCCATCTCCTCAGCAGAGGCGCCCGAGCGGCCCATCATCATTTGGACGGGGTCGCCAGGGGTCAGGTGAACCATCATGAAGACGGCTACAGAGACGATGAACAGCACGGGCACCATCGTGGCGATACGCTGGAGAGCAAAACGAGTTGCCACAATGGTGCCCTGAGCGTGGTTAGTTCGACGAGGCTAGAGACGTGTCATAGAGCCAGAGATAGTTGCGGAAGTCCTGCTTGATGCCCTGATAGCTCGACTCGAACGCGGTCGACGCTTCAGGATTGCCGTAGTACGGAACAAGCAGTGCATTGTCCATGACGATCTGCTGAATCTCGGCGTAGATCGCGCCGCGCTCTTCGTCGTCGATCGTCCGCTCGCCGGCCTCGAGGAGCTCGTCGAGGTGCGGATCGGAGAACTTGCTCCAGGCAAAGCCCCCGTCGATGTTGCTGCTATGGAACAGATTCGTGAGAACGACCGGATCACTGCTCACCCAGGCCTGAGGGGCTGAATTGACCGTGCCGTTCGTGATGGCCTCATACGAAGCTGCGACATCCATTTGCTGAAGATCGACTTCGATCCCAACATCTTTCCAAAGCGACTGTGAGAGTTCATCGAACGGTGAGGTGAAGTCCGTCGCCGTGAGGGAGAAGCTCAGGCGTTGGCCATCCTTCTCGCGGATGCCGTCGCCGCCCTCGATCCAACCAGCGTCTTCGAGCGTCTGCTTGGCGAGCTCAGGGTCGAACGGATAGAGCGACTCGACGGCCGCTGAGTAGTACGGAGTCGATTTCCAGAGGGGACCGTAAGCCGGCTCCGTTACGCCAAACATGCCCGTCATGACAATCAACTCCCGGTCGAGCGCGAGATTGATTGCTTTCCGAACCGCCAGGTCGTCTGTCGGTGCGAGCGCTGTATTGAGGAACAGCACCACCGGAAGACCGGGGTTCATCACCTGGTTGACATCCAGCTCGTCACTGTCGGCCAACCGCTGCATCTCGTTGTAGAGCGGAGACTGGATCAGGTTGACATCCCCAGCCTCGAGCGCCGCAAGTCGGGTCGGGCTGTCCTGGTAGAACCTGAAGGTCACCTTCTCGAGATGAGCCGGTCCAGTGTGCTCGAACAAGGGCGAACCCCAGTTGTAGTCCTCGTTGCGGGTCAGCGTGATGTGATCCTGCTGGGCCCACTCGCTGAACTTCATGAATCCAGTCCCGACCGGGTTCCGCAGGAAGGCTTCTCGATCCGCCTGCACGGCAGTCGGTGAGACGATCCCCAGGAACGCCTGGCTGAGACTGTCGAGCAAGGGAGCATACGGAGCCGTGAAATGGACCTCCGCGGTCAGATCGTCGATCACTTCGGTGCGGTCATAGGGACCGAGCAGACTCGACGCGAATCCAGAGTGGGTCTCCGGGTCAACGACATGATCGAGCGAGAACTTCACGGCCTCGGCATTGAACGGAGTGCCGTCATGGAACATCACACCCTCTTTGAGCTTGAAGGTGTAGACGGTGCCATCCTCCGAAGCCTCCCAGGATTCCGCGAGGCCGGGATAGAACTGACCATCGACGCCACGCCAGACGAGCGTGTCATAGATGTTCATCATGACCCAGTGGGAAACTGCAAACGGGGTTACGGCAGGATCGAGGTTGTCGGGTTCGAGGTTGAGCCCGACGATGATCTCACCGCCGGCCGCCGCGTCCTGGGCGGATGAGTGCTCGATGGAGAGGAGTCCGGAACCGGCTACTGCGAGTCCGGATGCCGCGGCCATCTGCAAGAGACGCCTACGGTGGAGGGAGAGACGATGGGGTAGGCCAGCTAGATCACTTTCTTTCTGGGATGAACTCATGCCGTTCGCTCCATTCGTGAATTTGGGCATCTAGCCCAAAGCCGATCTGCTCACCAGCGAAACAGATCACGACACCGTTGAATTTTCCGAGCGCTCGGATACTGTTGTAGTTCGATCATATGGGCGCATTTGCGCACTGTCAATAGTTTTCAAGGATCGAAAATCGCACTCGTGCCGAATGGCGCTCGGATGAGGTTGGAAAAACTGCTCGCATTGGCGGAATACACCGGCCAAACCCGCTCTTGATAGCCCGGAACCCGGGAGTGATGTCGATGGTGGCCGTGAATGTGATTCGGACGGCTTTTTCGAACGAAGGCCCATTCACGTGTTGTCTGTGCGCTCGGTACATAGGCGGCAGCTCGCATTTGGACAGATTGACAAGAACCTTGGTTTGACCGTTGTCATCAGTGCTGACAAGCGACTTGTCGCGACAGATCTTGGACGAATGCGACAATATCGCGTCTCGACAACGTGCATGGGGGATCGAATGGAACACAGCGAATCGAAACGGCCGACCCTGGTCGGGTACGCGGCGATCTTCGGAGTGGAGATTCTGCCCGAGGAAGAATCGCTCGAGCGAAGCGTCGACGAGCTGATCGGCTTCATCGCCGATATCGACGCGCTCGATCTCGATGGCGTCGTCCCCGCTTCGATCTATGACCCGGCATGGCCGCGCGTAAACGAGGTTCGTTCATGACCTGGCTCGATGGCGACCCTGCCGATCTCACGATCGCGCAGGCGCAGTCCGCGCTTCGCAGCGGCGCCCTCACAGCGGCGGAACTGGTCGAAGCCAATCTCACCCGCGCTGAGCGCACCGAACCGTTGTTGCACGCCTATGTGACGCTTACCGGCGATACGGCGCGCTCCATCGCGGAGCGGCAAGATGCTTCGGCCCGTGGCGGGGTGTTCGCAGGTCCGCTCCATGGCATTCCCCTGGCCATCAAGGACATTTTCGACGTGGCTGGGTTGCCAACCAAGTGCAACTCGAAGTCACGCGCCCGCGTCAAAGCCGCCACAGAGGATTCGGCCTCGGTCGAGATGCTGCGGCGCGCCGGCGGCATCGTCATCGGCAAGACGGTCACGCAGGAATTCGCGGCTGGGGTCGTCAGCCCTCCGGCGCGCAACCCATGGGACCCAACCCGCATTCCGGGGGGATCGTCTGGCGGATCGGCGGCAGCGGTTTCGGTGGGATCGGCCACGGCTGCGATGGGTTCCGACACCGGCGGGAGCATCCGTATTCCCGCTTCGGTTTGTGGCGCGGTCGGTCTGAAGCCGACCTATGGCGTTCTCAGCACCAGGGGCGTCTTTCCGCTTTCCTGGGCCCTGGATACGGTCGGGCCGCTGACCAGAACAACCGAAGACGCCTACACGATGTACTGCGCGCTGGCCGGCATCGAGCAATCGGCGCCGCTCATGCCATTGGCGCTTTCCGAGATACGCGTCGGCGTGTCGCATCCGCATTTCTTCGAGCAACTGCAACCGGGTGTCTACGAGGCAGTACGGCAGGCCATCGGCTTGCTTGCGGCTGGCGGCGCTCAGGTGGTCGATGCGCCGTGGGACGATGCCCGCGCGGCGCGGGCCGCCGGGTTCATCATCAACCGGGTCGAGACCGAGGTTGTGCACCGCGAAGGGGTCAAGAAGAACCCGGGTAGCTATGGTCCGACGCTCATGGAGCGCGTGAAGGCGTCGTCGCTGATTCCGGCTGGCGCATTGGTGCGCGCGCAACAAGCGCGCACGGTGGTGCGCGCCAGTATCGAGCAGGTCTATCTCGATCACGGAGTCGACGTGCTGGTTTCTCCTGCGACACCTGCCACGGCATTGCCAGCCGACGACCTCTTTGCCGACTATCCCGGAACGGCGCGCGAGCATGTCACCCTGGCGTACACGCGCATGACGATGCCCTTCAATATCACCGGACAGCCGGTGCTCTCGATTCCGTGCGGGTTCGATGGGAATGGCTTGCCGGTCGGCCTGCAGATCGCGGGACGCCCGTATGACGAAGCGCGTCTCTGCCAGATCGGTATGGCGATCGAAGCCGTGCTTGCCAATCAATTCGGCGCGAACTGGACCCGTCCACCACTCGCGACGGAGATGGCCCTGTGAGCGATCTCGATCGGAACGAATTCCAACGCGGCGCTCAGGCTCGGCAGAACCTGGTCGCCGCGCTGCGTGAATGCGGCGAGCTTGCCGATGCGGTCGAGCATTTCCAGGGACAGGAGCTGCTGGATGTTCTGCTCTATCTGGACGGTCTCCGCTATGTCATGGCCGAGTCGGGCCAGTTGCTCCAGGGTGTGGTGCGCGGGTACGAGGGGTAGACGCCCAGTCCTCTGTCACTGATAGCAAGCGACACCGCTCACCGGTTCCCTCGATGCCTGGCGGCGATCGTTCGTGCGGACCTCTACAATCCGGCAACAACGGAGTAGGGCGAAAAGCACGATCGGAGTCGATTGTTCCATGCCAATTTGCAGCGCCGACCAGCTTCGCGGGCTGATGACCGGCTTGTTCGAGGCAGTCGGCACACCGGCCGAGACATCGGCGTTCATTGCGAACTCGCTTGTGGCCGCCAACCTGACCGGCCACGATTCCCATGGCGTCATTCGTATCCTCCAGTACATCGAAGTCGTCGAAAGCGGCGCGCTCGACCCGAAGGCCGAGGCGGAAGTGGTCTCCATCGATGGGGCGACCCTCAAGGTCGATGGCAAATGGGGATGGGGACAGCCCGCGTTTCACCTCGCGGTGAACGAGACGATACGCCTGGCACGGGAGTACGGAATTGCCATCGGAACGGTCGATCGCTGTTTCCATGTCGGGCGGGTCGCGCCCTATGTGGAAACCATTGCCCGAGACGGGATGATCGGTATCGCGATGGCGAACGCGGGACCAGCAGTTGCGCCCTATGGCGCGCGCACCCGTGTGATGGGCACCAACCCGATCGCCTGGGCTGTTCCAGGAACTGACGAGGATCAGCCGTTCGCGCTCGACATTGCCACCGCCCAAATCGCCGAAGGCAAGGTGCGGGTGGCGCGCAACAAGGGTGTCCCTGTTCCTCCAGGTGTGATCGTCAACAAAGATGGCGCGCCTTCGCTCGATCCGAATGACTTCTACGACGGAGGCGCGCTGATGGCGTTCGGCGGTCACAAGGGCTCCGGATTCAGCATCCTGGCGCAGCTGCTCGGCCGTGGCCTGGCGGGGATGACTCAGGACCGGTTGAAAACGCATCGAGGAGGCAACGGTCCCGTCGTCATCGCCATCGATCCCGCGCGCTTCGGTCCGCTCGACCTCTTCCGTGACGTCGTGACCGAAGAAGCCGAGCGCGTGCGCGGCGCCACGCCGGCGGAAGGTTTTTCAGAGGTCCTGATGCCCGGCGATCTCGAGGTGCGCGAGCAGGCACGGCGTGAAGCCGAAGGGTGCATGGTCGACGACACCACCTGGAACGCGTTGGTGTCCGAGGCGAAGCGCTTTGGACTGGCCGAGTCGATCTATGCGCTCGCGAGTTAGCACGCGCGGGACTCCACGTTCTTCATCGTGAGCGCGTGATCGGATAGCCGCCAGCGGTGGATGCGAGAACCATCTACAATCGGCCAGTCGTTCATCAGACGTCTTACCAGAACGGACGAAACTCCTCGATGCCGACGCTCGACCCGGACCTGTTGCGCAATCTGATAGCGGCGCTGTTCCATGCGGTTGGCACGTCTGAAGCAACGGCAGCTTGCAGCATGCAATCGTTCAGCAATCGGGGTATAGGCGATAGCGACGACGTCCGCGAGAAGCAACTGCTGTCCGACGCACGGCGCCTCGGACGTTCTGAATCGCTTTGGGCCACCGCGGCCTGAGCCAAGGGAGGGAACATGAAGAACAGGACACTCGCGAAGATCAAGGCCGGCAAGCCCGTTTATGGATTCGCGTCCGGCATCGGATCGCCAATTGCCACCGAGACGCTGGCCGCCTCGGGGATCGATTTCGTCTTTCTCGACGGGCAACATGGTTCGTTCGGGATGGACCGCGTGATCGATTGCCTTCTGGCGATCGGCGGTTACCCGGCCGATGCGGTTGCCCGCGTTCCAGTCAACGATTTCACCTGGATCGGCCGCTTCCTGGACGAAGGGTGTGTCGGCATCGTGGTTCCCATGGTGAACAGCGCCGCCGATGCCAAAAGGGCCGCGGATGCCTGCCGCTTTCCGCCGATCGGCACGCGCTCCTGGGGCTGGGGGCGAGCGGCGCGATACGGCGCCAACTACACCGATGAAATCGACCGCGAGGTTTTTCTGGCGGTGCAGATCGAGACCAAGACCGCGGTAGAAAACGCCGAGGCAATTCTCTCGACGCCAGGTGTCGATGGTTGCTGGATCGGGCCGTCCGATCTGGCGCTCTCATACGGCATCCACCCGCGTGATCGGTTCGCCAGTGAGGTGCATGCGGAAGCGGTGGAGAGAACGCTGCAGGCCTGCAAGAACACCGGCAAGTTCGCCGGCTATGCGACATCCGGTCCCACCGAAGCGCTCGCGCTGGCCGCGCGTGGATTCCAGTTCCTGACCGTTGGCTCCGATGCCGGATTCATCCTCAACGGGATTGCCGCCGAGATGGCCCAGCTGGGGATCGATCCGAACAAGCAGGACGCGTATTAGGCGGTCGTCCAGCGTCCAGGGTCGAGTGTCCAGTGCGTTGTCGCTGGACACTGGGCCGGGTCAGGGACCACCGGGGCCCAGATACTCCTTGGCCAGCTCTTCGAGGTAGTTCAGGTACGCCTCCCGTTCTTCGGGAGTCATGCGCTCCAGTTCTTCTCGCAGGGCCTCGTTGGGCAGTTGATCGCTCAGATCGCGGTAGGCGATCGGATCGTCGAACTCGCGCCGATCGTCGGATTGCTTCTCAGACATTCGTCATCTCCTCGGATGCAGCATCGAATCCGCGATCCGCTGTCAAGATCGAGCGGGAGAGATTGCCACCGCGGTCGATGCGTGGGTCTTGCCAGCGGCTGACCAGCACGTTGTATCCCTTGGATCGCAACGCGCTGAGCATGTTGTCCGCCTGAGATTGCGCGGAGATCGCCACGCACAGCTCCACGATCCGCTCGCCCATGCGGGGCCGGGCGTCCAGCCGGTTGACGTCCACGTCGATGATGTTGACGTTCAGGTGGGCGATTGGCAACAGCATGCGGAGCAGTTCGCCGGGCCTATCCGGCATCGCCACGCGAATGACCAGCAAGTTGGGCACCGACTGCTCATAAAGAATGCGCCATGAGAAGCTCGGATCGATATTCCCGCCCGACACCAGCACGATCACGTCGGCGTCCTTGCCGAACGGGGGAATCGAGGGCACACGGCCTTGCTGAATATCGCGCAGTCCCGCAAGCGCGGTCGCGCCAGCACCCTCGGCGATGATCTTGGCATAGACCATCAGATCGGCTATTGCCGC from Thermomicrobiales bacterium includes:
- a CDS encoding M28 family peptidase, coding for MSNLRPELFQAVKELSELPGPTGHEDAVQDWIADRWSRFADVQRTRVDNVIATIGGSGKRLLIMGHADEICFMVRSVSDDGFVHLGSYYNDTRGFPPRWIMPLNQTALVLTENGTVPGFFSTVSGHVLTNREGPGSERWQWKDWFVDLGVSSRAEAEALGIFPGCRVIWNPRVERYGASRITGKAMDDRAALAIATIAGEELAKRNDLAYEVVLASTVQEENGLIGAQSVADTIDVDLCLNLDVGLVGDIPGPDRQDFPSRLGGGPVVVYQDSTVHYSRKLSDRLLRIGREHDIPMQRAIYQQYGSDGAAMIKRGVESALIAYPTRYTHSPVETVDERDINWTVDLLVAFATTATP
- a CDS encoding amidase, encoding MTWLDGDPADLTIAQAQSALRSGALTAAELVEANLTRAERTEPLLHAYVTLTGDTARSIAERQDASARGGVFAGPLHGIPLAIKDIFDVAGLPTKCNSKSRARVKAATEDSASVEMLRRAGGIVIGKTVTQEFAAGVVSPPARNPWDPTRIPGGSSGGSAAAVSVGSATAAMGSDTGGSIRIPASVCGAVGLKPTYGVLSTRGVFPLSWALDTVGPLTRTTEDAYTMYCALAGIEQSAPLMPLALSEIRVGVSHPHFFEQLQPGVYEAVRQAIGLLAAGGAQVVDAPWDDARAARAAGFIINRVETEVVHREGVKKNPGSYGPTLMERVKASSLIPAGALVRAQQARTVVRASIEQVYLDHGVDVLVSPATPATALPADDLFADYPGTAREHVTLAYTRMTMPFNITGQPVLSIPCGFDGNGLPVGLQIAGRPYDEARLCQIGMAIEAVLANQFGANWTRPPLATEMAL
- a CDS encoding alpha/beta fold hydrolase, with protein sequence MKARIRGTEIWFDVDGAAFVPDGPRMKEKPTAFVLHGGPGGDHSYYKPALTPLTDTMQLVYIDHRGQGRSGRGPRSTYTLENNVEDLEALRDYLGLEKIVVIGASYGGMVALSYAVRYPERLSHLIALVTTAHSGFLQRAKELLAVHGTAEQREVCEALWSGSFQSEAELRRYFEIMEPLYSRTFDPGQPMHGVSRGIFSVDAINEGFGGFLRDYDVSGELHRITAPTLVVGARHDWICAPEFSVEIAEKIPNADLRIFEESGHSVIYDENEALLNLIRGFMVYNN
- a CDS encoding Ldh family oxidoreductase, producing the protein MPICSADQLRGLMTGLFEAVGTPAETSAFIANSLVAANLTGHDSHGVIRILQYIEVVESGALDPKAEAEVVSIDGATLKVDGKWGWGQPAFHLAVNETIRLAREYGIAIGTVDRCFHVGRVAPYVETIARDGMIGIAMANAGPAVAPYGARTRVMGTNPIAWAVPGTDEDQPFALDIATAQIAEGKVRVARNKGVPVPPGVIVNKDGAPSLDPNDFYDGGALMAFGGHKGSGFSILAQLLGRGLAGMTQDRLKTHRGGNGPVVIAIDPARFGPLDLFRDVVTEEAERVRGATPAEGFSEVLMPGDLEVREQARREAEGCMVDDTTWNALVSEAKRFGLAESIYALAS
- a CDS encoding ABC transporter substrate-binding protein, which codes for MAAASGLAVAGSGLLSIEHSSAQDAAAGGEIIVGLNLEPDNLDPAVTPFAVSHWVMMNIYDTLVWRGVDGQFYPGLAESWEASEDGTVYTFKLKEGVMFHDGTPFNAEAVKFSLDHVVDPETHSGFASSLLGPYDRTEVIDDLTAEVHFTAPYAPLLDSLSQAFLGIVSPTAVQADREAFLRNPVGTGFMKFSEWAQQDHITLTRNEDYNWGSPLFEHTGPAHLEKVTFRFYQDSPTRLAALEAGDVNLIQSPLYNEMQRLADSDELDVNQVMNPGLPVVLFLNTALAPTDDLAVRKAINLALDRELIVMTGMFGVTEPAYGPLWKSTPYYSAAVESLYPFDPELAKQTLEDAGWIEGGDGIREKDGQRLSFSLTATDFTSPFDELSQSLWKDVGIEVDLQQMDVAASYEAITNGTVNSAPQAWVSSDPVVLTNLFHSSNIDGGFAWSKFSDPHLDELLEAGERTIDDEERGAIYAEIQQIVMDNALLVPYYGNPEASTAFESSYQGIKQDFRNYLWLYDTSLASSN
- the lpdA gene encoding dihydrolipoyl dehydrogenase codes for the protein MADVSAATHEFDLVLLGGGTGGYVAAIRATQLGLKVGVVEELILGGTCLHRGCIPTKAFLKSADVFDQVKSAAEFGVHVKGDIEFDYDGALNRSLKVVEGQYKGLQYLFDKKYKIPVFLGRGELIDDHTVGVTPKDGSAPFSIKGKYIIINTGSRPRPIDGVPYDGKQVINSDHAVVLEKLPKSFIIRGGGATGVEWASVYHRYGTPTTLVGNVVPMEDKEISDQLARSFQRQKLPVIQGARPTANDIELGKNGIKMRVTDAKGKESVVEGETLLVAIGRQGNIENIGLEKLGIETKGSYIPVNDMQQTKIPHIYAIGDVNGKQLLAHTAMHHGIIAVEHIMGLNPFPLNEEMNSPSCTYCEPEIGSVGLSEQVAKDRGYNVKVGKFPMKPNAKAVIEGHTDGFAKIVADADTKDLLGLHIIGPHSTEMIAEGGVARLLESTPEELAIAVHPHPTISEVIGEAAHDWLGHAIHI
- a CDS encoding ABC transporter permease, giving the protein MSNARTEPATTVTSSVSSGPADERSSTLSDTKGDPGRRAIGRLIRHRSALVGLGIMLILALTALFAPIIAPYDPVAISRDVLQPPSRSHLMGTDNLGRDIFSRVVYGSRVSLQMGFVAVAIAATLGTLIGMLAGTYGGAVDSVLMRMIDALMALPGILLALTVAAMLGPGLRNAMIAVGVAWIPSFARIVRATVLQIREMPYIEAARCLGCGDLRLIVRHVLPNSLTPVLVLASLGVASAILVGAALSFLGVGAQPPTAEWGIMLSDGRQFMRSAWWIMAFPGMAIMITVLAANLVGDGLRDALNPRIRL
- a CDS encoding ABC transporter permease — its product is MATRFALQRIATMVPVLFIVSVAVFMMVHLTPGDPVQMMMGRSGASAEEMDQVREQLGLNDPLPVQYVHFLSDLATGQARSIRTQQPVVQEFLDLFPNTLELAIVALVVATVVGFILGILSATHQNTWLDSLAMGISLLGISVPNFWLALVLVYVFAISLDWLPATGSKGLESLILPAAVLAVEQVALIARLVRANMLDAIQDEYVRTARAKGLSERAVLIGHALRNALLPTITLLGLNFGYLLGGAVVVETVFARPGIGRLIVEGILSKDFPLVQGAILLTAVVYLLVNLITDISYGFLDPRVRY